In the genome of Trypanosoma brucei gambiense DAL972 chromosome 11, complete sequence, the window AGTTGCAAACCTTCAAGGACTCAACAGTGCCTCCGTCGAGGATATTTGGCAGCGCTGAGATTGAGCAAGCAGAATATGAGGAAACACCAAATGCAGGGTTCATACCCATTAGCATTCAAACGAATACACGAGGTACCGGTGGCTGTGAGATGCCACCCAGTTCTCCTAACCTTCATAAGAAAAAATTTAAGGATCGAGCATCACAGTACTGCTGCTCCCGTGATCAGGAGGAACATGGGACCCATCGAAATCCCCTCGCTTTccctggtggtggtgatgaggTTCTGCCGCGTACTGTGGCGTTCGCATCCGACCCCGACAATGGCAGGGTTGGCGCCGAAGACGTTGAAATTGGATTGAAGTTCATCTACCCTCGGGATCACCACGTAAATCCGCACATACCGACTGGGAGTCGTTTCCGTCTGGCAAATGATGACGTCACTCATGGTTATGCTGCGGCTAGTAGTGACAAAAACGTGTCAAAGGCAACGAGCTCTGGGAATAGCCCAGTTACTGATTTTCACACGATGGATGAGTTGGCGTGTGTCAGCGTGACCAGTAAGGGGGACTTCATTACTGAAGCGCTCATGCGTCCGTGGATACCGAATGCACTGAACACGCACTTTCGTGTGTTTTTTGAGCAatattcccttttcctcgATTTTAGTTATGAGTCGGTTCGTAccgttattttttatttctacatAGCATATAAAGAACTTTTAAAGCCCCTTGCGGGGCCGGAGCGAACGAATTTGTTTAATCGTTTTGTTATCGCATTTGGCGTGCCACCGCAGAGCGTCTTGGAGGCTCTTGCTGTTCGTTGTGCGTTGCGCCACATTCAGCAGCTGGAAGGCATACGTACAATGTTATGGCACTCGGAGCAAGAGCGCCTACAGCCGTCTCAATGCGCAAATGCAGAGGACACAAAACGAGAGGGGGTTTCACATGTAGTGGAGGGGCGAATATAAGGTGGCAGATGCGCACGCAATGAGCGTCTTTGTCTCTCTTGGGTTTGTCTTTGTTTGAAACATTGTAATCTTCTTATCTGTTGTTCCCCGGGCCCTTCTGAGAGGGGTGTTTATGTGAATCGGTATGATTTCTTTTAGTCTGCGGTTACTTCACCGCGTCCACcattatatattttgttattatttttttttttaaaacgcAGGTCGCGTACAGCTCCTtctatttccttcactcttCACCAATAAGTCGTTGTGCCATATTTTCTGTGATTGAAAACTTTCAGAAAAAAACTTCGGAAGTGAAAGTTCCGCAGTATAGTATTGTTGAAGTGGGATCTGCcgtccccttccccccttttttcgtttccttcttctgcCGGTTTCTTTTGATCGTCCCATCACTTTCCCTTCGTCTTCTctggttttatttttatatttttatgaggaggaggggtgGAAATTTCGTTACCTCCCATTCTTTAAGGTGCAAGGGAGGGAAGGCCGAATGGTGCGTTGTCAGTCGTCTCACCCGAAGGCGATCCTCGTTCAGTTGCATGTTGTTGCACCATCACTGCAGTATGATTACCAAAAGGGGCCGCCACCACCAGAGGAGGCGTGTGAATTAGATGTGGAGTTGTTGTGCAATGATATTAGTAACAAAATGCGGCTACTTGGCGGAATGGCCATTGGACTGCCCAAAGAAGGTTTGGTGGTTGAAGGTTCGCATCGTGAAGAAAGTGGCAACGGTGGGTTGTACAACATTGTGGTGAGGCTTCAACACGCCTCAAACCTGTCCGTAAGTGCGTTACGAGCGGCATGTGCTGCGGTAATGGAAGGTGCGGTGACTATTGCGGGAGACGATCGAGGAAAGCAAAGGCTAGCGCACAAGCAGCCCGCGCTAAAGGTGGTCCCCGTGGCTGTGCGTGTCGTCAAATTGGACAAGTTGCaataatgaagaagaggagctTTCTACTAGGCTCCTTTTTCACAACGAAACTGCTGCTCAACGGTGGTGGATGATGGGTGCATTACAATACTATCCAAAGCTTTTTGTTCACTGTGGTATGCTACTCcgtccctttttcttctttgccgTATTCTTCCTACTAGGACCTGAGACCTTTCTTGATTCAGCATATAGTACTAGTAatagttttgttttgttttttagggAGGTAGTAAGTCATTTTGTGCTCTTTACGAGAGGAGTGTGAAGTGTCGTGGACTGTTGTTGTGGAGATGCTACGAAATTACGACACACCCAGTCAGTTGCCCCTCTCGTGCTCACCACAATCATTGGCCACTCCCATATCTATTGGTGTGTCCTCCTCTTTTAGCAGCGTTCAAGCACTTGTGAGtgtggaaggaggaggttCTGATGAAGGGACGTACAGACCCCAGCAGCAGGCATCACAAGTAATTCAACCCCCTTCCCCGCGGTCTCCCGTTGTAACTGTGCTGAATTGGCCAAGAGATGGATCTTTGGGAGCTAGTGGTGCACAAGTTGGCGATGGACTTGCTGCGCCGGTAAATCTCCCCACACCTTCGTTACTGTTGGATCATATGAGGAGTTCTGGGTACCCAGTTATTGCTGTTGTCAGTCCTTCGGCATCTCGTCGCGACTGTACACGGGATGGTGGAAACATTGACAGCCGTAGTATagccttttcttttgatcaGTTTCTTCTAGAAGGTCAACTACCATCCCCCACCCCCTCCCAATTCAGCACACGCTCAACACCTATTCGCGGTGTTGCGGCGAAAGAAGTGGGATGTTTGCTTCTGGAAGCAGGTCATCCCACAGATTGTGTCATTTGTATGTGCACGTACGGCGATGATCCAACTCCTAGTGAGAACCCTCATCAAAAGGTTGAAGCTACGGATGTTAGTGGGGAAAATGTTAACAACACAACCACACAGTCGTCACCGACGGCGAAAGAGACCAACAAAGAAGTTGTGCCACCCATCAGTAGTGTGAAGTTAAGCTGTAGTCATGAGTTCCACCGCGACTGCCTGCAACGGTGGCTTTTAAACAACAATTTGTGTCCAATTTGCAGGCGAGAAGTTGACTCCTAATGGAAGGAAAGTGGGAGGTGCGTTGTGGGatgcaagaaaaccataTCAGGGactttcttcccctcccctctttttttcttacttgtttgcttttctctCATACACTGATGTTTCCGATTGGCTCTATCTTGATATTTTTGATGCGCCAACATGGACGATACAATGCTGGTCTCCCCACCTACTTTTGCTCTCCAGATGTACCTTTCTGTGTTTACGCTACAAGGGTGTGGAATGAggggatatatatatatatatatatgcataatCTTCCCCCTTCACTcactctttccttctttgttttgtcaccACGGTATATTGCATCGGTGTCCTACAAAACGCCCCCGTTCACTCATTTTTTGTCGTACCTGATCGCACGTGCGCATGCTTCAGGTGGCATATGACCGGTGGCAGAAGGTTTCGTGTGGAATGTATTCTTCTGTAGTGCTCCACAGAgcactttttcccccttctctctcCAATTTCTTTGGTAAGATGTACTTTCCTTCCCAcctcttttaattttctcGGCCCTTGCTAATTACCTACAGGCTACGTCTATTATTACTCTTCTGCGGGTCTgtgcaataaaaaaaaaagagagggagggaagtGGTCGTGGTCGTCGAGGCGTTGTTTCATTAGAAAGTGACAAAGCTAAGGGACGGAGATACGGCAcggtttcccctctcttAACAAGGTAACCTTGCAGTGTCCTACTTAATATTATAACATACCCACTGCGTTACAGTTCCTGCACCCAGGAGACATGAAGCGAATATTTAGGAGTTCGGTTAGAGTCGGCGCCGCTTTGCCGCTAGGAGCTGTCGTCCCGGCCATCTTTTACTGCAATGGCATAAGAATTATGGGACGTCAATACACACATGACACTTATCGACCTTTCGGTGACGGCTACAAGGAGGTGCGCGGAACTGCCCCTACCGATGAGTGTAACCTTTTGTTTGCGTCACTCAATGATGAAAGCCTTCCCTTGTGTGAAGATAGTGGTAACGTAGTTAATGGGCAACTCGTTAGGGCCTCTGCTCTAGTCGACAGCGATGCACTAGCGGATTCACAGGAGCTGGTGGATGTTGTGATTGAAGAGGACCgcagggaggaggaggacaaCTCTGTACTGCTCGTTCCTTATCACGAAGAGCAGAACAGCGTGACGAAGAAACGGAACGAGGGTGAAGATGTCACTACGAGGTGTGATCATCTGTTTTCAGTGGTGGGTTGTCCCACTACAGTATCGACGGCAACATCTGGGATCCCAAACACCCCAAGCAGGAATTATCTTAGTGAACAAGATGCCTTATATTTATCGCCAACAACGCCAGAGGAGGCTCGCGTTCCCTCGGCTTTGTGCCCTCAATTATCAGCATGTGTGATGGTTGTCTTCGCCGCCAATGACATGCGAGTGCATGACAATTACGCGTTGGCGCTGGCCGCTACACGGGCGGAGGCGGCAGGTGGTTTGCCAGTTATTGCAGTGACGGTTGTAGATTATCGTATGTTTGCACAACCTAGCGCCGTCGGGGGGTTCTTCCGGCAAAGTCCAATGCGAGCGCGCTTTTTTCTCGAAACACTCGCAGCGCTGCGGTACAAGTTGGAACGTGAGCTGCGAATACCCCTACTCGTTCGCTGCGGTAGGCCGGAGGACCACATTCCACGTCTGGTGGTCGAGTGTGGCGCAATCGATGTGTTTCTAACAACGCAGTACGCCCCACACGAAAAAGAGGTACATAACGATATTGTGGAAGCCATCAACCAGCGTAGGTGGGTGAGCCGGGACCCCACAGCAGGGTACAAGGCAATTGAACATGACGCCACGGTGGTGCACCCGTTCGGAGCAACGTCCGCCTCTACCAAAGTTGGGGTTAAGGAGTCAAGATTAACAGCAGCACCCGTCGCGCATAGCGTGTGGCAGACGACCCTTGTGCATATCGATGACCTCCCTGTACCCGTTGCGTCAATGGTTGAAGGTGAGCGATGGTACCACGATGACGTAACGACGGCTAACATACGACCAACGGCGGCATTTGATCGTTGCATCAATCGTTTGTCCGATCTGCCAGCACGAGGTGACTTGCTTCCGACAACTGGTGAACTGAGCGGCTTGGAGCCCCCGCCCCTTTACCGTGGCCGGGCCCCCACACTTGTTGAGCTTGGCTATGGGAGCCCCGAGGCTTTTATCGAGGAGGAAGTTATTGCTACTCAGTCTTCTCATCCACCAGGCGAAGATGCTGCTATCGAGCGCGTGCTCGATTGGTTGATGGATGGAGGTATGACATCGATGCTTCGGTACGGTAGGGATCGACGCACGAACACGAAAATGTATTCGCAGCGCCTGTCTCGTCTCTCGCCGTACCTGTCGTGTGGAGCATTGTCACCACGTCGTTTTTACGAGGAATTGCGACGGTTCACAAGTGAGCACCTACGCGACAATTTTGTGCAGCAGCAATATAGGGAGGCGCTGCTAAGGCTCAGTCGACGGGACTACTGGCACTGGATGGGTTTGCGCTATGGGCCCCTTCTGTTTTATGAGTACGGGCCGCGACCGGAGCATACAGATGACATAGCAGACTGGCGCCACGATCCGAAAATCGTGCAAAAGTGGTGTGCAGGGCTCACGGGCATTCCCTTTGCCGATGCGGCAATGCGAGAGTTGACTCTTACCGGATTCGTAGCAGACGAGGGAAGACAGGGACTGATATGGCTCCTATCGCGTGGCTATGGCCAGGATTGGCGCCTTGGAGCAGAGTGGTTGGAGCGCTGCTCGATCGACTACGATCCCTTCGTGTGCTATGGAAATTGTGCCTACTATAGTGAGCTTGTCCGCGATGATTTTGGTGAAACGGTGCGTAATATTCATTGGCTTGCCCACCATCACGACCAAACGGGCATATATGTGAAAAAGTGGTTGCCACAGCTGAGTAAAATCCCTCCTGTTTACATACATAGACCACACGTGCTTACGGAGAGGATGCAGGCAATGCACGGGGTTCAATTAGGCAAAAATTACCCGTATCCTCTTAAGCTATGGGATGGTGCGCAGTACACTTTGAGTAGTGAACACCTCACAACGTATTTCAGTGAAGGAAGTCAATGGCACCGGAAGGCGAAGAACGGTGCCGGTGGCTCGGGCTACGCGGAGGCGCTTCGCCACGGGACCGTCATACTGGAGCCCCATCAACTTCAGTCGTCGGCGTTTGGTGAATTGGAGCACGGCGTGATGCACACCGTGCCCGTGGTAAAGGATGATACCGCTGGCCGCGGCCAACACAACAGGTCGCTAACTGCCTCCGACGAGTAGCGGCGTTCCATACCCCTTCGcctctcccttccttttactcattttcccATCACCTGCCGTACGTTACGGCTGGCAAAAGGAACGGGGTGTCTACTGTGTACATTAGCGGCAACTAGCGACTCCCCCTCCCCAAGTGGAAAATTGTTCCCGTTCTCTCGTCGCTTAGCTTTGTCCGTGCGTCCCCACGACAGTGGTTAATCTTATCGTTTACTTCCCTTGCAAATGCACTTTGCTGCTTTAACTGTGTCTAATATTATATCCTGGCACATCTTTCACTAGGAAGGAAGTCACACGCTACACCAACACCTTAAGTTTCCCT includes:
- a CDS encoding DNA photolyase, putative; the protein is MKRIFRSSVRVGAALPLGAVVPAIFYCNGIRIMGRQYTHDTYRPFGDGYKEVRGTAPTDECNLLFASLNDESLPLCEDSGNVVNGQLVRASALVDSDALADSQELVDVVIEEDRREEEDNSVLLVPYHEEQNSVTKKRNEGEDVTTRCDHLFSVVGCPTTVSTATSGIPNTPSRNYLSEQDALYLSPTTPEEARVPSALCPQLSACVMVVFAANDMRVHDNYALALAATRAEAAGGLPVIAVTVVDYRMFAQPSAVGGFFRQSPMRARFFLETLAALRYKLERELRIPLLVRCGRPEDHIPRLVVECGAIDVFLTTQYAPHEKEVHNDIVEAINQRRWVSRDPTAGYKAIEHDATVVHPFGATSASTKVGVKESRLTAAPVAHSVWQTTLVHIDDLPVPVASMVEGERWYHDDVTTANIRPTAAFDRCINRLSDLPARGDLLPTTGELSGLEPPPLYRGRAPTLVELGYGSPEAFIEEEVIATQSSHPPGEDAAIERVLDWLMDGGMTSMLRYGRDRRTNTKMYSQRLSRLSPYLSCGALSPRRFYEELRRFTSEHLRDNFVQQQYREALLRLSRRDYWHWMGLRYGPLLFYEYGPRPEHTDDIADWRHDPKIVQKWCAGLTGIPFADAAMRELTLTGFVADEGRQGLIWLLSRGYGQDWRLGAEWLERCSIDYDPFVCYGNCAYYSELVRDDFGETVRNIHWLAHHHDQTGIYVKKWLPQLSKIPPVYIHRPHVLTERMQAMHGVQLGKNYPYPLKLWDGAQYTLSSEHLTTYFSEGSQWHRKAKNGAGGSGYAEALRHGTVILEPHQLQSSAFGELEHGVMHTVPVVKDDTAGRGQHNRSLTASDE